The DNA region ATACACACATACTTGGAGTTCCTGCAACATTCGGTGCGACTAGGGTTTTGTACCAAGCTACTAGTTGTTAATCAAAGTGTGATTTGAAGAATATTGCAAAAGCTAAAATAATCAAGCGGTCGATGTAGGTCATGGATAGGAGATTTGTCCAAGTAAGAAGTCTGCGGCAAGAAGTAGTCCAATTGGTAATTAGAGCTGTGCTTTCTTATAGATTAGTAGGTTCTACTGTAAGTAGATACTTTGAAATGGAGTAAGATTTCTTGTACTTGTAACCTCTATTCTTATTAGTGGATTTTTTGAGAATAGTGACCCAAAATTCACCTGGTGTGTTTTCTCTACAAAGGTTCCCCTTGTAATCAAATAGCCATGTCAAACTTTTTTTCCAATGcttttattttagtttagtGATTTGATTGCGTCTTAAAtggatttgcatgtaatttaaataatcaatcacCCTAGGTAATTGGTTAATTAACTGGGTCAAATTTCTATTaacccaaacacaaaaacattgAATGAAGAAGCAATCCAATACCTTTTGGAACTGGATCCATTAAATGATGGAAACCACGTGGGTTTATCAAACAAATATGAAGAAGCGGAATAGTGGGAAGACACAGCAAAGGTGAGAAAGTTGATGAGAGATCAAGGCGTTAAGAAAATACCTGGCCGGAGTTCAATCACAGCAGATCATGGAGTGCTTCATGATTTTGGCTGGGGATGAGTCCTACCCCCAAGCAGAGGAAATATTTCAGATGTGGAGAAAACTACTTCAAAAAGTAAAGATAAAAGGGTATGTCAGGGACGGAACTAGGATTCTAAGTTGAGGGGggcaaatataattttcttgagaggagcaaatataatttttcttgggcttattttctaaaatcttaaatatatacctactatttaatatttttttttaaaattgggcCTCAACTTGTACATGGTTCCGTCCCTGGGGTATGTGCCAAAGACTTCAATTGTTCTTCTGGTTATAGAAGAGAACAAAAAGGAGAAATTTTTATATCGCCATGGTAGAGAAATTAGCGGTAAATAAGATTACTGGTAGAGGTTTTGGTGAACTTCATGTGATTGCCAACAAATTATTCTGTCATATACCAAGCACCTTCAACTTCAGGCAAGCTTACATTACACTCTTAACttggaaattaaaatttaattacagaTAAGATTTGAATCGTTATCCTAATATGAAgcaaaagaattaaaatcaaGGAACTCCTAAGCCTTATCTTTGATCTTTATCAGCATTGGTCTTGGTAATTTGCTTAAGCATCTCAAAGAACAGGGCACCCCTCGGACACGACTCCAGGAGCTGTGGGGCATGCAGCCAATTCACAGTGGTCGCTACTATCCAAACCCCACCAGGCTGGACCAATAATGTCCTTGGATTGCAGGGAGAAGAAAAGGATAACTGCCATAAAGGCAACTCCAGCATCTAAAGCAGCAGATAAGACATAGTTGTGTCTAGCCCACCATGACTTGTACCTTTTGAAAATATAGGCGTTGAAGAAAAGTCCAACCACTGTCCAAACCCAATAGTTCACTGCTCTAGCTGGTGGCATGTTTCCTGTAGCTCCAAGGAGGATAGGCGTGTGAATAAGCGATAGCCACTTTTTATTGGGGTATTTGCGAGAAAGAAACCAGCCGGGAAAAGGGGCGAGGAAGCCAACGAGGAAGAACCAGTTCAATTCTGGGTAGACACCAAGCCTTGCGAACATTCTGAGCGGGCCTATGACTCCCCATATAATTGAAGCATTGTAGAAAACATCATCTCCTGGGCATGTCCATGGACTTCCCTCGGGCAACAAATCCGGATTACATATGTTTTCAACAGATTCAAGAAGCCACCATGCTGTGCAGAAGTAGGCAGTTGAAGAAACTAATGTTCCAGCAAACTGAGAAACACATTAACAAAATGTTAGCAGTTATATCAAAATTGTAAACAAAAttccaaataatttttattgttattaacaTAATTACCTGTATAATGAACATGGCTCTTGGAGGGATCTTCATATAGTGACCTAGTTTTAAGTCATTAAGGAAATAGAGTGCTTGTGCCATGCTAATATAGCCATAGGTCTTGAAAGCCACATTAGCAAGGGGCTTCCCTGGATAAATATACCCAATAATCATTTCTGTGATCACGTTTAGCCCTGGTTGCTGCAATTAACATTAATACATTCTATGAGAAATGTAGTTTGTACAAAACTGATatgcaaaatgatgaaaatcATAGTTAATTCttacaatacatttttggtGTTCTTTCATGCATTGAATACAATGATGGTTGGGGATTTTCATACCAAATTTGTTGTGGCTTGAATTATTCCAATGGGTAAGGTGAAAACCAGTGCAATGGCACAGGCCATGAGGAGTCCCCACCAAGGAAGTTGGAGCTGTTTGTCAAACCCTTCACAAGTAAACAAAGCAAGAGCCACCATTGTAAGTAAGATAGCAATAAACCACCACTGAGGGACTTCTTTATAGTTCTTCTTCATTATTCTTGAATGCACGTCTGAGACCTGTTCTTTTGCTGAAGTTGCTGTCTTTTTCCAGAGGTTTATGATTGTTCtgctcaaatttttttatccgAATAGAGAAGATGAATTTTAATCATGAAAAGCTTGTTAGCTCAAAAGAACTGTTGCACAAGAATAGAGCAgaattagaacttcaatgttcAGAAGCTTACCCTCCATGAAATATTACCACATGTGTGAGACTAGCTGATAGAGTTGCAAAGCTCAACCCATAAGTGAAAGTAAATATGGTACTCAGATAAAGTTTGCTGTAGCTGTTGTAACTGTTGAGATCAATATCGAATTCCTTTTGATTCAGAATTCTGGTTATGTTGTAGGTTTGTCCATCGCGGTCGAAAGTGTGAGACGAAAAGATTGGAAACTTCTTAGCATCATATACATTATTCCAATAAAAAATTGGGGTAAGGATATAGACAGTCAAGATAAAGCCCACAAAGATATTGACAATAGCAAACGCGGGTGTGGCTAAGGGGCTACCCAAAAAGCTAGCCGCAGCGGACCAGTCAAGGGCAAATGAGCCTAGTCCAAGACCCTGGATTCCTCCACCAATCTGTTGAGCAGTGATGGAGTCCCTCCAAATCCAACAAACAAAGGAGAGAGCCGTTATTGAGGGGAACAAATAGCTTGGGACAATGTAGTAAGCAAAGCTTGCTACAAAAATCATGAAGAAGTATTGTAGCCTTGATGTTCCTCCCTTAGGTCGCTTTTCTTTGTCATGCAATGCCCTGCATTTCACATATAACTTGGTTCAATGCAAGGGATAAATACCCAGAACTTAACAATGGTTCTAACCTTTGGAAATAATTCCCTTTCTTTAGCAAAAAGCAAGGTCAATTTTTCTGCTATGAGAAATCTTTTAATCAAACAGTTATTCAATATGAGAGACAGGACTAGAAAATGATGTACCTGAAGAGAGAGACTTGAACCAGGTTTGCAGGCCACCACATATAAGGTGAATCCACAAGGTATCTCCTGAAAATTCCAGCCCATCCATAACCAAGCATCTGAAGAATTCATATACACAAAACGGGTAATTATTGAGTATTCTCGGAGTGCTATAAATGCGTACTCATTCTTCTCATATAACTGTGGgtctcattaattaaatttattgtggGATctacaattcatgtgagagggagaagtacgcatttatggtactccaggaacattcaataattttccgTACAAAAAAGTGaggtacagaaaaaaaaattctaataatcattttatttattatatacattaatggaactttattttttggacaaaaattagctacaaaattagttgcaGTCTTATAcaacaactttactcaatatctttttattagaggtgaatttcgacaaatctaccattggattatattttttgcTTATGTCCtccatacttgtaaaatttctataaaattaaagatcaatagctatgtcatcaaataaattattcaaatttcaaatttttgtaatttaatatctatatatatatatatttaaaagttgaaacgtaacatttattattgttacgcTCTAGTTAAACCACACCAACATCTAcgtcattattatttttcttcttttttttccaatttttctttaatttttttttacattcacttattttttaaaaatatttacacattctccaacctttctccttcCCTTACCATTTCATCTTCCCAATATCCTTTATCTCAATATCActattcatttttctcttcatttttctttattttgtctcctcttattcaatcatttttactataaatttgttattttctctttcattctttgtatagtttttcctcacaaaaaattatctctctctctctctctctcgctcaattttttggtggatttttatttttcttgcatctcaaCTTTAGATTgataaatatttgtgttttttagaattctaatttaggttgatacgatttagttttgagttttaagttattattattagtatttgttctctttgaccgttaaattttatcctattgaattataaagaattaaagttaGTAGAAAAGaatatgatattattttatttaaactatttatatcttctctccctttttgttttataaaattaaaaatataatattttacttaaattcaaataacaataaaaaatttctcatcaaattgtactcattttttttaacatttacactttctccaacctttctccttcCCTTTACCTTTTAATCTCCCCGAACTTTttaccttaatatcactcttcctctttccttttatcttcttttattttgtttctttttattactATCCTCTTAGTATCAAATTTTCATCCACTCTTCCATTCTTTTCATAATTTTCCCTCACGAAAGGtttattttcctctctttctcccttgatttttttggtggatttttttttcttgcatctctactttagcttgataaagttttgtgttctttagagctctattttgggttgatacaatttagttttgtgttttaggtttctttttttgttcactttgattgttaaatgttatcgtattgcattataaaaaattgaaaatagtatattaaaatataatattagtatattacatagaattatttggtaagttagtgtttattgttatttattaaaattttacttttttttcttctcatattattttatttaacatttaaattcaactaCATTCcccatatatatcattaaattttttatatttcctctcattttttatttgaaaaaattaaacatataatattttacctaaattcaataaataaaattatcctCATAAAGCAAAGTAATACTAGAGAAACACTCATTCTCACACCCATTGCatcaaaggaaaaatagaatACAAAACGAATGCCAAtttagaaacataaaaaaaataaaaaaaaattaatgaggatatcaaaccaaatataacataaagacactaataatgcatatttaatgTCATATAATCATCATCATATGATAGGTTGCcaatggggagagagagagagagagagagagagagagagagagagagagagatggtaaagaaaaaaaattcaatacaaaataataaatagtatataaagaaaacaaaaattaaatgtcAATTAGTAACCGTTTATTGGAAAACAATGAGACCGTAAGGAGAAATATTAAAACTTTACAGTGTAGTAAAATAAACCGTTACATTCAtttcaaaaattgaatcaataatcaataattaaatacaatcatagtactaaattcaaacttaaaattaatcaaactcTAACCATGGAAATCGTATTTCTaatcacaactaaaaaaaagatgttttcCAGtgaaaatcacataaaaaataaagttagaaaactTTAAAATCCCTTTTTTGATATTTCATTTAaccttatttataatatatatatatatatatatatatatatatatatataaaattttcatacactattacttttgaaaatctaatgaaTGATACTACGTCTCATTTAATGTCTTTGATATGTAAATCATCAGctagtaaatatattataatgatAAGAAGCATCACAAATgagcattaaaaaaatgataaaattaataaGCCACTATTATTATGGAGGAGTAGTAGTCTAtgggggtgtgtgtgtgtgtgtgtaaaggttaaaaaaaagtatattttaaggtttttattaacttaaaaaataatgaaaaaccaatggttaataactaaaataatagtattaataaaaatatatttaatgagACCATcttaaaataattatcatgcgcAACACGCAGGTATACGACTAGTTATGCATaatatataagcttataaattaaatagtaaataatatccgattaacACAAAagttgacatgtgtattaaaagcgtaaggaacatgcaattcaatagttagattttcaaaatatgtaataatgtttattttattaagtaaggttgtagcatacaaccaattttgtacttattttttttagtatacaCACTTGAGTGACTAATATTCTCAATGTGAATAAGGTGTTCTtgtttcaaacatttttttttttttgtgaaggcAGGATCAGACATCAATTTCCTATAACCATGATTACATTGAAATGGAAACAAGAAGTAAAGAATACCTGGGTAGTTTGTGATAAGAGAAAGGCTGCAACTGGAGAGATTTTCCTGTGGTAGAAAGCATTGGTACTAGTAAAAATATGAACTGCATACACTCCACCAGCCCCAGCACTGGCGAAGATGGTGATCAAAACATGTTCCTTCAAACTGAATGGCCCCGGATTCAATGAGAAGGACCAGTTTGTGAATGGGAGTCTTATTGCTTTGGATGGTAGGTATGCAGCCATTAACTTCCCGACTGGGAGCGCTATAATTTGTACCGACACCGATGAAATATACAGCTGGTTTTGGCGATATGCAAAAAATTGGTTCACAAAAGCTAGAACGACACATCCTATGAAGCCAAGAATCCATGTTCGAAATGTCAAGGCTGGCTCTGATGGGTTGTCAGTGATTGGAACCGTGAGCCTAACTTCTTCAATTGGGTTATCATTGATTTCTTCATCCCCTGCTTGTACATATTGACAATGTTACCAATTAAAGATGTAAATGGTTCAAAACAAATTGAGGAAAACATTCTTTTTAACATGATTGAGATTAATAGAATTGGATGATAATTTTGCTTTCTTTCTACTATATTAAAATCACATGGTGGCCTCTATTATCATGAATCTTAACGATATTTTGTGTCAACTTTATTACTATTTCATACCTATGTTTCTCATTGAATTTGGATGTAAATAGTGGGTTATTATGATTATGAAAGTAAATATTCTGAAATTGTTATGTATTCTATACATGTAAGTAAATAATCACAGAAAAAATATGTTACAGATCATACAACATTTCTTATAAAAAGTCAAGTTCATCAATTATAAGAAAACATGTTTTGTAATGAGGTTTGATTTCAGGCATACCAaatgttaaaaaacaaaatatgatgaAGCATGCAACTCTAGTAAACTATGGAACCCTAattctcagagagagagagagagagagttaccgGTTAAGTCAATATTGGAATCAAGCTTCTGAGGAACCTTGTTTCGGCTTTCATTTTCAATGTAATCTGTCATGGCTCCTCTTATTCTTGGACTCAGAATGAAATAGCACTCAGTGGCTTCAATCTCAACACTAGTTATATAGCACCCTCCTGTTGTTTCTTAAGGCAGTTATTTGAATGGTGCACAGAATCACAGACTGTAAACAACAAGAtacttacccaaaaataaaaaataaattcttcaaattttgagTGAAGAATGCGACTTTAAAGCCTCAACTTTGCATTTGTGCTAAAAAAAACCCTGCTATTATAGGCTATGTAGTGAGAAAGGAACGAGGAAAAtctatttttacacattttgattCCATTGACCCAGAAAGGAGGGCCGCTTTTTTATTAAGTTCTGAATCTTTTATGAATCTACATCTACTTACAAGCTCTTCAAGCCTAGCATGCATTTCAACATATTTTCATGTTTAAACAGTTATAATTTGTTGCAGTTGGTTGACGTGTGTTCTTTGACTCAATTTGTCATGCTGTATTTTTAGTTGTTTGGGATAATGTTAcgttcacaatactttcacaacattATCGTAACAAATCTTAGGTGACATATTGTTACGGGTTATAATTTAGGctcaccattaatatcacttttttacccaTCAATAATAGTCTGCCATCTAAGGTAtatatgttgtgaaaatgttatgtaACATTTCTCTTTTGCTTATTTATAACAAAGCAAGTAAGTAATTAGCTATTTGGGAGAGAAGACTAAGTTCATTAGAGAGCTCGGTCACCACGTGGAAAGAGTCCATTTCACAGTTAAGTGCCAGGTTGTTCTTAGCCTAATAATTTACTTTATTTAgtacagaaaaaataaaaaagtaattgttTGGATTAGGATAAATTATGTTTAGTCATGTTAACAGATTATAGGAAGTTAGTATTAGTCTTTGTATGCCTTCTATAAACATATCAATCATGATAttctaaattacaaattattagCCAGACTAATTTGTGGCTTTAGATTCCCTTGAAATAgtctatttattaaatttggcGGCCATGATTATgtgtttcaacaaaataagtgcCCATAACATAATGCACACCATTTAAACCAGCCTCACTTTGaggctcttttttatttatttattttattttttgatttagtgtcataattatgtattttaatttAAGGATTACACGTTTGTCCAATAATATTATGCATATGTGAACTATTGATACAGTCAAAAGTGTCATAAGGCTAGCtccaaccaaaatagaaatcattaagtatcttttaaaaaaattaaaaattaaaaaaaaccacaaatttcCAAATGGACTCtccattagattttttttttaaaggaaattgttTTACACAATATTTATCTTCCCGAGTTTACaggaaaaatttagaaaacaatcAAAAGAAGAACCTTGGTTGACACTAAAAAACAGATGTATATCACGAAATGAATGGAAgaaatctatattttcattaattagcAAAGAAAGAGTACAAAACCTTATATACAATGAGTAAAGCAAGCTAACTAACTAACTGCTACTAACAGAacagaaaaactaactttacacGTGTGTATACAGTAATAACTAACACACTCACGTGCCATCacttaaaagaattaattcaGCTACTAAACTACAAGCCGTATCTACAGTATATAACTATCTTGTGCCATTTATGCAGTGTTGTTGTTCTGATCAAGCTACACTGCTCTTATTTGCTCTGCTCTTGCTACTTCCTTGTGCTCATTACTCTGATAATGTAGCCACCATAACGCATTTGATATGTTATATGAACTTAAATTAAGAGTAGGTAGCCACATTAAAGAGAGAGGGTGATATATTTCTACAGAAGCAGTAATCCTGTAACCATATATTTGTGCAATTTTCTAAACTTCCCTAGCTTGCCCTTCTTtattctctctctaatttcaGATTCCTCGTGAACTGGTGATGTAAACAAAGATGAATGCATTGGTGTAAATCAATTGAGCGGACAAATGAATTCCGGGAATATAGTTTTTATGCTGTTCTATCATTCAGGGATGTGGCAGACCTCCTAGCACTTGGgacataaaagaaagagaaaacgtTAGAGAATTCATGGAAATCAAAGCATTGTCTCAAAACATCAGTTATGTATCATGGAGCTGATTATCCAAAATGTAATCCACTTTTGACATAGGACAGAGTTTAGTTGTAAATTTGGTTGTAACTTAAGACTATAAATCTATAACCTAACTTAACATCTTTTTACAggaggtaaattttgacaaatccactattagattacatctttttttttaattttttaatttttttttaatttttatcttccATAGttgcaaaatttatagaaaatgaaagattaataactatgttatcaataaattgtttaaattgcaagtttttgtagtttaatattatacataaaatataaacttatagatcatatagtaaataatatccgactAACACAAAATTTCACATGTGCATTaaaagcataaagaacatgcaattaatgaaaatatgtagtaatgtttattttattgagtaattttgtagctaaattttgtcttttaacaaaatatcaTCACACTAAATGTAACAAATTTATGTAtaggaattgaaaaagttaatGGAAAGCATCCGGCAAATTCTACCATGAAATTAAAATTCCTACTAGCCAACATCATGAAaggaaaattcaattaatgaaacTAGTAAGTTGCCAGTGCAATGCACggataattttgtgatattatatgtaatatagttttgaataatgttgtacataaattataaagaaaaagtaaactaaattagagtaaagaaacatatacttgagatattaaaaaattgGTTTAGTAGCTTCACTGCATATTTGTAACCTTCTTAAGGTAagactattatttttttaaatcatgaaccaaaaaataaatgcaaaagagtaacgggaccatgaaataaactaatttgtgttgtattaacatatttcatactatgaaataaaagtataccCAACTCTCTGACTATCTTCCAATCATCGATAGTGAGAAATTAAGACATAGTgtgggcaagtgtgtatgcatgtgtcttatagatgatttaaaattaaatcatgGTAAAATATGACTTTACATTGTGCACCAAATATTccctctacttatatacccaaaacaaaaactaactaaTCAAATTACctaacctaaatcatatttaagcccccaatttaaaaagaaatggtTTTGGTGTCTTGATGGTGGTGAGAGGCCAGTATAACGGAGGTGGTGACCCTCagattcctctttctctctctttcaaatgttttgttagtctTAGGTcctttattttggtaatatatagtgaaatagtgccttttatttaacaattcaaaacatttttgtgtctctctatctctctcaagAGTCTTATCttgttagttattactattagcccttactttaaaaaaaaaaaaaaaaactaaaacaatagCTATATACATTGATGATTTTTCCTTTACAATTCCTAATCACTTGGCAAGACCTCATGTATTCCCGCATTagatctctgcttttatatatattgatgattatttctttataattcctaatcactaatcaacacgagtctcaaaaaaatttgtgatagAACCTTATCATACGTACAAAATAAGCATAGATTtgcttatctttattttttttaaaaggatattgctattgtgttcatccctataagaatttaagcatagaaaaattttcattatatttgacaatttttctttgattcctttataatttatatattgtgttggtttaaatgaattttttctcaggCTTTCAGAGgatggactttagataagaAGTTCAACTTTTATACGTCAAGCATTGACTATaggattaaattctataaggatgtGGCTTAAAACCCAAGTTTTACACCCTCCAATTCCAACATGCTACATCATCTTATCATGTTTTAAAGAATAAGAACAACCACACTCAATCAATTATAATGATCATCtgaaaattcaacaaaattggGAGTTTATTAAAATGTTATTAAGTGTGGTATGATATActgagttttaagtaaaaagttGATGTAACATATCTTATTGGATTGTgtaaaacatgaattttacaccttattcttaccaaattcaaactctttttattaatatcctcaaaacacttttttttattagctgaATTTGGAAACTAATATCCTGTTTGGTTGTAAGGGAgatgaaaaggaaagaagggaggaaaaagtatgggaagggaaaggaaagaagagagagttgTACATAGAGGGATTGCATTAAACaatttcttcaaaagaaaggtcttctttgaaaaaataatggaaCCGTTTGAAGGATTGTGCTAAGAATTTCTATAACACAAACTTTTCTCAAAATTAtgggttgtgagaaaagtatgaaacttcatcaaaaaagaaaaaaaaaaagtatgaaatatTGGCGAATCGATCAAATTGTGTATTCTCACTTTTTAATAGAAAACTAAAAAGTGAAAATGTTTGGGACCATCATAGCACATATTAATATAGAAAACCTTaataaaagaggtaaaaaaaaaaaaaaaactaaatacaaaattagaGCGCCACTTAGCAAGATCTCATACACTACCGTACGAggtctttgcttttatatatataatatatattgattgattataaaatgtgaaataatAAGTTTAAAGAATGCTGAATACCAAATAGATCGGTAAAAAATAAGTCTTTTAACCATGAAAATTATAAAGCATCAATGTATAGaaaaattagcctattttcaTCATACCTATGAACCATTTGCACTCAACCAATCAAAGGCAACGTCAAAAATCTAAGGATGCTAGAAAATATTTGCGAGGTAACCATTCGTGACACGTGTTCATGTGCACGTACACACATTGCTCTATTTGTGACTGAAAAGCATACATTTCTAGCCTTGTGAATAGCATCAGGACCTTAAAATATGAAAGTTCGAATTTAAAaggttttttatataaaaatctGGGTTGCAAAAGCTTCCACAATCATTTCCATACAACTGGTCTTGTTCGTAAActaagtaagaaaaaaaaagtatttgtaaTCAAAGatgtatttaaatattattcacTTTCATTTGGTAAGCAATATTCTATTGTAACCTTATGTTACAACCAATATTGTAGctaaattttaccttttttttaaggggTTCAATATTGAAAGTTGATTAGGATGGTGCATCTAGGACTTCTTCATCATGACTACAGTTCAGTAGCATGTTATAGGGGTTGGGTTTTGGGTTCAACATATTTCAAAACAGTTATATATTTCCACACATCACGAGGGGGTTGCAACTAAGGGCATTTACAAAAGTTTGCCCAGCATTTATAAAAGTTTGTATTTACTAGCATAATGCTCGTGCGATGAAcgattttatcaaaattcatatgtaaaccatttttattatcattaatttaattaaaattaaataataaaatagataaatattttacttttaagttaatAATCATGGGCGGAGCTGTTATTGGACTAGGGGGGCAAGCCATtgccccccctaatttttttttataaaaatattattatattaataggtactaagtttaacaattttgttcaataaaattatactttgccccccttaataatgccattaattcttttgagagtaatcttatagccaaaaacgtttttacaatgtttatacaaactattaaggtagcaaattcttattagttcgtacacttgcataactttttatatatcaataaccacttatcacattagcaatttgtaaaaattttgtagttttagcatttttcaccttttaaaggacataaaaaattaatagattaaatctaaaacaaaatataaaaactcaaaaaaattagctcaacaataaaaattaccaata from Castanea sativa cultivar Marrone di Chiusa Pesio chromosome 6, ASM4071231v1 includes:
- the LOC142638784 gene encoding oligopeptide transporter 1-like, whose protein sequence is MTDYIENESRNKVPQKLDSNIDLTGDEEINDNPIEEVRLTVPITDNPSEPALTFRTWILGFIGCVVLAFVNQFFAYRQNQLYISSVSVQIIALPVGKLMAAYLPSKAIRLPFTNWSFSLNPGPFSLKEHVLITIFASAGAGGVYAVHIFTSTNAFYHRKISPVAAFLLSQTTQMLGYGWAGIFRRYLVDSPYMWWPANLVQVSLFRALHDKEKRPKGGTSRLQYFFMIFVASFAYYIVPSYLFPSITALSFVCWIWRDSITAQQIGGGIQGLGLGSFALDWSAAASFLGSPLATPAFAIVNIFVGFILTVYILTPIFYWNNVYDAKKFPIFSSHTFDRDGQTYNITRILNQKEFDIDLNSYNSYSKLYLSTIFTFTYGLSFATLSASLTHVVIFHGGTIINLWKKTATSAKEQVSDVHSRIMKKNYKEVPQWWFIAILLTMVALALFTCEGFDKQLQLPWWGLLMACAIALVFTLPIGIIQATTNLQPGLNVITEMIIGYIYPGKPLANVAFKTYGYISMAQALYFLNDLKLGHYMKIPPRAMFIIQFAGTLVSSTAYFCTAWWLLESVENICNPDLLPEGSPWTCPGDDVFYNASIIWGVIGPLRMFARLGVYPELNWFFLVGFLAPFPGWFLSRKYPNKKWLSLIHTPILLGATGNMPPARAVNYWVWTVVGLFFNAYIFKRYKSWWARHNYVLSAALDAGVAFMAVILFFSLQSKDIIGPAWWGLDSSDHCELAACPTAPGVVSEGCPVL